A window of Tautonia plasticadhaerens contains these coding sequences:
- a CDS encoding ABC1 kinase family protein produces the protein MLRETVVHLRDLPRYRQILATLMKYGYQDIVSAMHLEGIVRPLENLALGEENVPPSDRAQRLRMVLEDLGPTFVKLGQLLSGRPDLLPDPYIQELSLLRDEVRPFPFEEAEAILRADFAHPGELFGVIDPTPLASASISQVHAATLPDGRQVVLKVRRPGIEKVVQADLDILKNLAHLAERRIPWLAAARPVALAKEFERNLKRELDLNAERRTMQRCRLQQAGMPFVRVPEAIDSLSTGRVLTMERIDGVGVDDLDGIRALGLDPREVASRGGTLLAKQIFTYGLFHADPHAGNIRVMADGVVAQLDYGLFGQLDLPSRERIADLLLGLMAQDTDRVMRALDELEISGEGVDYRGLRRDIGEMVLTYSELTLDSIDLSKLLGELVALIRSHSLRLPPDLMLLIRALVTIESVGRYLDPHFDIASHARPYVAELTRRRYSPWRLLAAAGRTAEDVQRVATLLPEVLGQSLESIRRGELRVTFDLNRFEQLVGELTRTGNSLAAGIVIAGLIVGSSLIIAAGVGWTGLGIAGYSIAVVMGAWLLWNMFHPRS, from the coding sequence GTGCTCCGAGAAACCGTCGTCCACTTGAGGGACCTGCCGCGATACCGGCAGATCCTCGCCACGCTGATGAAGTACGGCTACCAGGACATCGTCTCGGCGATGCACCTGGAGGGCATCGTCCGGCCGCTGGAGAACCTGGCGCTGGGGGAGGAGAACGTCCCGCCCAGCGACCGAGCCCAGCGGCTCCGCATGGTCCTGGAGGACCTCGGGCCGACCTTCGTCAAGCTCGGCCAGCTGCTCAGCGGCCGCCCCGACCTGCTGCCGGACCCTTACATCCAGGAGCTGAGCCTGCTGCGGGACGAGGTCCGCCCCTTCCCGTTCGAGGAGGCCGAGGCGATCCTCCGGGCCGACTTCGCCCACCCCGGCGAGCTGTTCGGGGTGATCGACCCGACGCCGCTGGCCTCGGCCTCCATCTCCCAGGTCCACGCCGCCACCCTGCCCGACGGCCGCCAGGTCGTCCTGAAGGTCCGTCGGCCGGGGATCGAGAAGGTCGTGCAGGCGGACCTGGATATCTTGAAGAACCTCGCCCACCTGGCCGAGCGGCGGATCCCCTGGCTGGCCGCAGCCCGGCCCGTGGCGCTGGCGAAGGAGTTCGAGCGGAACCTCAAGCGGGAGCTGGACCTCAACGCCGAGCGCCGGACCATGCAGCGGTGTCGGCTCCAGCAGGCGGGCATGCCGTTCGTCCGCGTCCCCGAGGCGATCGACTCGCTGTCGACCGGCCGCGTGCTGACGATGGAGCGGATCGACGGCGTCGGCGTCGACGACCTCGACGGCATCCGCGCCCTGGGGCTGGACCCGAGGGAGGTCGCCTCCCGGGGGGGCACCCTGCTGGCCAAGCAGATCTTCACCTATGGACTCTTCCACGCCGACCCGCACGCGGGGAACATCCGGGTGATGGCCGACGGCGTGGTCGCCCAGCTTGATTACGGCCTCTTCGGCCAGCTCGACCTGCCCAGCCGGGAGCGGATCGCCGACCTGCTGCTCGGCCTGATGGCCCAGGACACCGACCGCGTCATGCGGGCGCTCGACGAGTTGGAGATCAGCGGGGAGGGGGTCGACTATCGCGGCCTCCGGCGCGACATCGGCGAGATGGTCCTGACCTATTCCGAGCTGACGCTCGACTCGATCGACCTCTCAAAGCTCCTCGGCGAGCTGGTGGCCCTGATCCGCTCGCACAGCCTCAGGCTCCCCCCGGACTTGATGCTCCTGATCCGGGCGCTGGTGACGATCGAGAGCGTCGGTCGGTACCTCGACCCGCATTTCGACATCGCCTCGCACGCCCGGCCCTATGTCGCCGAGCTGACCCGGAGGCGATACAGCCCCTGGAGGCTGCTCGCCGCCGCCGGCCGGACCGCCGAGGACGTGCAGCGGGTGGCGACGCTGCTGCCCGAGGTCCTCGGCCAGTCGCTCGAATCGATCCGCAGGGGCGAACTGCGCGTGACGTTCGACCTGAACCGGTTCGAGCAGCTCGTCGGCGAGCTGACCCGGACGGGGAACTCGCTGGCCGCCGGCATCGTCATCGCCGGTCTGATCGTCGGCTCCTCGCTGATCATCGCCGCCGGGGTCGGCTGGACGGGGCTGGGGATCGCCGGATACTCGATCGCCGTCGTGATGGGGGCCTGGCTGCTCTGGAACATGTTCCACCCCAGGTCATAG